GTATTGCCATTCTGGCGATGGGGTTGGTGGCAATAACGCGCATTCCGGCTACCCGCGCATGGGTTTGGCTTATCGGGCTACCGCTGGCCGGGGGCAGCCTCTGGCTGATCGCGGATTATCTGCCGCGCATCCTGTTTACCCATGCCAGCGGCAGGCTGGCCTATTGGCAGATGTTCTGGCAGCAATGGCAGGACGGCAGCAACAGCGAACAGTGGTTTGGCTTTGGCGTGGGGGCGATTGAAGCGCAGCTTTTAAAAATGCAATCCGCCGTATCCTTCGGGGCCTTGCATAATGACCATTTTCATATGCTTTATGAAACCGGCCTGATCGGGGCCGGGTTATGGATGGCAGGATGGGGGATAATGGTCTGGCTGGTTCGGCATTCGGCGCTGGCGGTGGGCATATTGCTGGCGGTGATGGTAACGATGGTAACGGATAACACCCTGTCTTACGGGCATTATCTGCTGGCAAGTGGCGTTGCCGCCGGTGTGGCCTGGCATCGGCGGATGGTGGAAAATACCCCGGCGGTGGATGATGTTTGACCCGGTCCCTTCCACCCCCATATTAACCCCGGCGGAACGGGAAGCGTTGCGCGATATCCTTAACCGCGTATGGCAGCATATGGCCCGTCATGATTATGCCGGGGCGGACCCGTTTGACGGGCTGGAAAGCCGGCTTTTTACGCTAAGCCCCCTTACCTCATCGCGCCTCGCCCGGCTGGCCTGGTTACAGGCGATGAAACATGCCCCGCATATATTGCGCAATTGCGCTTTTATTCCTGCCCGGCAAAATCCCAAAACACTGGCCCTGTTGCTTGGTGCCGGGGCGGGGGTGCCTGTTTGTGACTGGCAATCAGACCCTGCCGGGATTGATGGCAAGGTATTGGCGCAGGATT
The window above is part of the Thalassospira marina genome. Proteins encoded here:
- a CDS encoding O-antigen ligase domain-containing protein, producing MGLSLWLLPMGGTLSKAIIVLWAVLGILPLLGQRGFAVDGILAFLLWLALLFWVLVVGHLGTAAWRLAGNLAILPLGLMLGRMQGRAVLAPIMVPVLVYVLVDSEFQLTSEGWRLNNPFLFLSLFVLAMVAWQNVRKPQPNAPLYPRSAQPVMNAVLPVLIAGIGMAGVVASQTRIAILAMGLVAITRIPATRAWVWLIGLPLAGGSLWLIADYLPRILFTHASGRLAYWQMFWQQWQDGSNSEQWFGFGVGAIEAQLLKMQSAVSFGALHNDHFHMLYETGLIGAGLWMAGWGIMVWLVRHSALAVGILLAVMVTMVTDNTLSYGHYLLASGVAAGVAWHRRMVENTPAVDDV